GTCGGACTAAATAACCTCGGAGAGGCTTACTTTGGTCTGGGAGAGTTTGATAAAGCTCTTGAATTGCATACCAACAGCCTTGCTCTCAGGGAGGAACACAACCTGACTTATCACAGCTCCTGGTCTCACCATAATTTAGGCAAAACGTACTTAGCGTTGGATAAACCGGAGTTGGCAAAGCAGCATCTGATTGCCGCGGTTGAACTGCGTAAACAGAGCAACGCAGAGGCAGACAGCATTGGTCCTCAGATTGAACTTGTCAGATTGAAAATTGCGCAAGGTTCAAAAGAAGATCTGGTCTCCTTGCTCAATGAAGTCATCGCATTGAGTGACAAATATGAGCGATTTCAGGAAAAAGTTGACGCATACCAGCTGCTGGTTGACTACTATCAGCAGATCCAGGATTGGAAAAGTGCGTTACAGGCTGCGGATTTGTACATGCAGAGCAAATTTGATTTCCTGCAAAGACAGGCTGAAACCGGTGTGGCATTTTACGCAGCTCAAATGAACCTGGCGATGAAAGAGCGGGATATTGCAAAGCTGACGCAAGAAAATGCGGTGTATCAGCTTCATACCCAGGCGGCGAAAGACCAACTGGTTTTAGTGCTGATAGCCGCGATAATCATTGTTGTGTTGATCTTGTACTTTATGCGCAGAATAAAGGCAAAAAATCAGGCATTAACAGAAACCCTGCAAAATCTGAAAGCAACCCAAAAGCAGTTACTGGAATCTGAGAAAATGTCAGCGATGACCACACTGGTGTCCGGGATGGCGCATCAGTTGAATACGCCACTGGGGCTGGTGGTTACTTCTGCATCTTGCCTTGAAGATAAGCTAAAAGAAATTAGCTCCTTACTGAGTGATCAAAAACTCAGTGCCGGGCAGTTGAAAGCATTTCTGGAAGAAGCCTCAGAGATGCTCACTTTGACGGCAAACAACTCCAGTCGGGCAGCGGAACTCATAGCGCGTTTTAAAATGGTTGCTGCAACGCTCGATTCGAGTGAAGCGGTACACTTCGATGTGCTGGAATACCTTAAGCAGCGCGCTGAGTTGATAGTTCAGAGCCTTGATAAG
This window of the Pseudoalteromonas rubra genome carries:
- a CDS encoding tetratricopeptide repeat-containing sensor histidine kinase — protein: MLIRCVIWVGLLISNAVLAASFTEAEFEQIRAEIRTTSAQSPLVAIKVTDEMLARHDKQLSTRQKIRLLYGKAWFQIQTDNIEEAIVTLSQCKNMSAEVSDPTILFSYYSLTAGALTRMSMYERALENYLESYRLASLMDTELYLRQTENNIGNVYLKLGRFTDARVYFERFYKDARDRELPQQMGVGLNNLGEAYFGLGEFDKALELHTNSLALREEHNLTYHSSWSHHNLGKTYLALDKPELAKQHLIAAVELRKQSNAEADSIGPQIELVRLKIAQGSKEDLVSLLNEVIALSDKYERFQEKVDAYQLLVDYYQQIQDWKSALQAADLYMQSKFDFLQRQAETGVAFYAAQMNLAMKERDIAKLTQENAVYQLHTQAAKDQLVLVLIAAIIIVVLILYFMRRIKAKNQALTETLQNLKATQKQLLESEKMSAMTTLVSGMAHQLNTPLGLVVTSASCLEDKLKEISSLLSDQKLSAGQLKAFLEEASEMLTLTANNSSRAAELIARFKMVAATLDSSEAVHFDVLEYLKQRAELIVQSLDKPTELDVFGESVQLYSHPETLLKVVSQLVNNSCSHGFINQASGNISIEIIDEGEVIKLVYQDNGVGISETAQQQMFDPFYTSQLGQGKLGLGLNIVYNSVVQVLKGEISYVHQSGGAKFVILIPKTQT